From Scophthalmus maximus strain ysfricsl-2021 chromosome 14, ASM2237912v1, whole genome shotgun sequence, one genomic window encodes:
- the lacc1 gene encoding purine nucleoside phosphorylase LACC1, producing the protein MRHAVLLDLVHGCCPTCAGSSPLREAASDPCVFVLCGERHGERRHALPSWCGSAQVLDCGSTAESLFRFKQRADRMDLSSITVLTTPRGREALARYQRQLFTAVYTFEYRVKEPTCPGCTSPAHTDSPGEGVVEEEVSAFVQQLPALRGDVMVLTSTLIPDIFGHGFSTRSGGVSYIPTLSSLNLFSSSRRRDPIAVVMENRRRLAVHAGFHPEPLRLVKVDHGKVVWVVGGVEPQSYDGMVTNQTGQVLAAPGADCMTLLFADPVSKVIGVAHAGWKGTLMGVSMATVEAMVTEFGCQVSDIVVAVGPSVGSCCFTLERTNALEFISIDPDCVPDPGSDRPHVNICLANRLLLQRGGIRPEHIHDNAVTDRPCVTPCTSCQPDLFFSHVRDGLNFGTQVGFLWIKDRAELAEPGPRPAGETSPAGP; encoded by the exons ATGCGTCACGCGGTTCTGTTGGACCTAGTCCACGGCTGCTGTCCGACCTGCGCCGGCTCGTCCCCGCTGCGGGAAGCCGCGTCCGACCCGTGCGTGTTCGTGCTGTGCGGGGAACGTCACGGCGAGAGAAGGCACGCGCTTCCGAGCTGGTGCGGGAGCGCGCAGGTGCTGGACTGCGGCTCCACCGCGGAGAGTTTGTTCCGGTTCAAGCAGAGAGCGGACCGGATGGACCTGAGCTCCATCACGGTGCTCACGACCCCGCGGGGCCGGGAGGCGCTGGCCCGGTACCAGCGGCAGCTGTTCACCGCCGTGTACACGTTCGAGTACAGAGTGAAGGAGCCCACCTGCCCGGGCTGcacaagccccgcccacacGGACTCACCTGGCGAGGGagtcgtagaagaagaagtgtcGGCATTTGTGCAGCAGCTTCCCGCGCTGaggggtgacgtcatggtgctGACGTCAACACTGATCCCAG acatCTTCGGTCATGGCTTCAGTACTCGATCAGGGGGCGTGTCCTACATCCCCACGCTGTCGTCCCTCAacctgttcagcagcagcaggaggcgggaccCCATCGCCGTGGTGATGGAGAACAGACGCCGATTGGCCGTCCACGCAGGGTTCCATCCCGAGCCCCTTCGCCTGGTCAAG gtcGACCATGGCAAAGTCGTTTGGGTTGTGGGGGGGGTGGAGCCTCAGAGCTACGACGGGATGGTGACCAATCAGACGGGGCAAGTGTTAGCTGCTCCAGGAGCCGACTGCATGACTCTCCTGTTCGCTGACCCGGTGTCAAAGGTCATTGGAGTCGCTCACGCAG GTTGGAAGGGGACCCTAATGGGGGTCTCCATGGCGACAGTGGAGGCCATGGTAACGGAGTTTGGTTGCCAGGTGAGTGACATCGTGGTGGCAGTCGGACCGTCGGTGGGTTCGTGTTGTTTCACTCTGGAGAGAACGAACGCGCTGGAATTCATCAGCATCGACCCGGACTGTGTCCCTGACCCCGGGTCCGACCGACCGCACGTCAACATCTGCCTCGCCAACAG gctcctcctccagagaggCGGGATCCGACCTGAACACATTCATGACAACGCCGTGACGGACAGGCCCTGCGTCACACCCTGCACTTCCTGTCAGCCCGACCTCTTCTTCTCCCATGTCAGAGATGGCCTGAACTTCGGCACCCAGGTGGGCTTCCTGTGGATCAAAGATCGGGCGGAACTGGCAGAACCGGGCCCACGTCCAGCAGGCGAGACGAGCCCAGCGGGTCCCTGA
- the lmln gene encoding leishmanolysin-like peptidase isoform X2 encodes MELRLSGSWLPLGRVLTFLLLAVLVSGHGTCHHRPPPPDEVVHHVYLKPDRLTKRSSDDLQLKIKIIYDYSVDQLPADQRRLVKDKLFPQAIDFLQRTFSVRRRVGPVLLSRQCATNQYLRKRGDPHRYCQDACADVTRCGPVVVPQHHLQQCKVCSESGKSCGPSGPPDGPGVEGSDFVLYVSGITTERCGQENIVAYAAYCQLEVELDRPIAGYANLCPAMISSQPQDFEGMLSTVKHEIIHALGFSAGLFAFYHDDEGEPLTPRFASGLPAFNESLGLYQWSEAVIRRVSRLWDIRGGVMVRHQVHVLVTPRVVEEARRHFNCPILEGMELENQGGTGTELNHWEKRLLENEAMTGSHTQNRVFSRLTLAIMEDSGWYRANYSLAQRLDWGHSLGCDFVMKSCKFWMDRQRQRRQAVTPYCDTVRASPLQLTCRQDQLAVAVCNLQRYTHHLPQEYQYFDQIPGVSADQLSFFGGAVEIADFCPFSQEFSWHLSGEYQRNSYCRVSENQPDWWRNYGAELYGPDSVCVKQKSAFVMEQCSRKMTYPDWGSGCYKVSCSSQGLVLLVQDRSFLCSRRDQQLSVSVRVGDWVYNGVLLCPACSDFCDHCPLPHLLPPSNSSRSDPIDPCSGSPGLVFTVWLLLLNLLPLVAGLLLCHCS; translated from the exons ATGGAGCTGAGGCTGAGCGGGTCCTGGCTCCCCCTCGGCCGggtcctcaccttcctcctcctggctGTGTTAGTGAGCGGCCACGGGACCTGccaccaccgccccccccctcccgacgAG GTGGTCCATCATGTGTACCTGAAGCCTGACCGTCTGACCAAGAGAAGCTCTGACGACCTCCAGCTGAAGATAAAGATCATCTATGACTACAGTGTGGACCA acTTCCTGCAGACCAGAGGAGGCTGGTGAAG GATAAACTGTTTCCTCAGGCCATCGACTTCCTGCAGAGAACCTTCAGTGTGAGGCGCAGGGTCGGGCCCGTGCTGCTCAGCAG ACAATGTGCCACCAACCAGTACCTGAGGAAGAGAGGTGACCCTCATCGCTACTGCCAGGATGCCTGTGCAGACGTGACTCGGTGCGGCCCGGTCGTCGTGCCACAGCACCACCTGCAG CAATGTAAGGTGTGCAGTGAGTCTGGGAAGTCGTGCGGCCCCTCAGGACCCCCCGACGGCCCCGGAGTGGAGGGATCTGACTTTGTGCTCTACGTCAGCGGCATCACCACCGAGCGCTGCGGACAGGAGAACATCGTGGCCTACGCTGCGTACTGccagctggaggtggagctggaccg acctATAGCAGGATATGCCAACCTGTGTCCTGCGATGATCTCTTCTCAGCCTCAGGACTTTGAGGGGATGCTCTCCACCGTCAAACATGAGATCATCCACGCTCTG GGGTTTTCAGCAGGGCTGTTTGCCTTCTACCACGACGATGAGGGTGAACCTCTGACCCCGCGCTTCGCCAGTGGCCTGCCGGCGTTCAACGAGAG ccTGGGTCTGTACCAGTGGAGCGAGGCTGTGATCCGGAGGGTCAGTCGGCTGTGGGACATCAGGGGAGGGGTGATGGTGCGACACCAGGTCCACGTCCTGGTCACTCCTCGTGTCGTG gaagaggcgaggagacATTTCAACTGTCCCATCCTGGAGGGGATGGAGCTGGAGAACCAGGGCGGGACCGGGACGGAGCTGAACCACTGGGAGAAGAGACTTCTTGAG aacGAGGCCATGACGGGCTCCCACACCCAGAACCGGGTGTTCTCTCGACTGACGCTGGCCATCATGGAGGACAGTGGCTGGTACCGGGCCAACTACAGCCTTGCCCAGAGACTGGACTGGGGCCACAGCCTCGGCTGCGACTTCGTCATGAAGAGCTGCAAGTTCTGGATGGACCGACAGAGACAGAG GCGTCAGGCGGTGACTCCGTACTGTGACACCGTCAGagcttctcctctgcagctcaccTGCAGACAGGACCAGCTCGCTGTGGCCGTCTGCAACCTGCAGAGGTACACACACCACCTGCCTCAGGAGTACCAg tactTTGATCAGATCCCTGGCGTGTCAGCTGATCAGCTGTCATTCTTCGGAGGAGCAGTGGAGATCGCTGACTTCTGTCCGTTCAGTCAGGAGTTCAGTTGGCACCTGAGTGGAGAGTATCAGAGGAACTCGTACTGCAGAGTGTCAGAGAACCAGCCAG actggTGGAGGAACTATGGGGCGGAGCTCTACGGTCCCGACTcggtgtgtgtgaagcagaagTCTGCCTTCGTCATGGAGCAGTGCAGCAGGAAGATGACGTATCCCGACTGGGGCTCGGGCTGCTACAAG gtGTCGTGCTCCTCCCAgggtctggttctgttggttcaGGACCGGTCCTTCCTGTGTAGTCGTAGAGATCAGCAGCTGAGCGTCAGCGTCAGAGTCGGTGACTGGGTGTATAATGGCGTCCTGCTCTGTCCCGCCTGCTCCGACTTCTGTGACCACTGTCCCCTCCCACACCTGCTCCCGCCCAGCAACAGCTCCAGGAGTGACCCCATTG ATCCGTGCTCTGGATCTCCAGGTCTGGTCTTCactgtgtggctgctgctgctcaacctgctccccctggtggccggaCTGCTGCTCTGCCACTGCAGCTGA
- the lmln gene encoding leishmanolysin-like peptidase isoform X1, giving the protein MELRLSGSWLPLGRVLTFLLLAVLVSGHGTCHHRPPPPDEVVHHVYLKPDRLTKRSSDDLQLKIKIIYDYSVDQLPADQRRLVKDKLFPQAIDFLQRTFSVRRRVGPVLLSRQCATNQYLRKRGDPHRYCQDACADVTRCGPVVVPQHHLQQCKVCSESGKSCGPSGPPDGPGVEGSDFVLYVSGITTERCGQENIVAYAAYCQLEVELDRPIAGYANLCPAMISSQPQDFEGMLSTVKHEIIHALGFSAGLFAFYHDDEGEPLTPRFASGLPAFNESLGLYQWSEAVIRRVSRLWDIRGGVMVRHQVHVLVTPRVVEEARRHFNCPILEGMELENQGGTGTELNHWEKRLLEVSSVLNLCQVDRSFSSLLINNLFSLSLPQNEAMTGSHTQNRVFSRLTLAIMEDSGWYRANYSLAQRLDWGHSLGCDFVMKSCKFWMDRQRQRRQAVTPYCDTVRASPLQLTCRQDQLAVAVCNLQRYTHHLPQEYQYFDQIPGVSADQLSFFGGAVEIADFCPFSQEFSWHLSGEYQRNSYCRVSENQPDWWRNYGAELYGPDSVCVKQKSAFVMEQCSRKMTYPDWGSGCYKVSCSSQGLVLLVQDRSFLCSRRDQQLSVSVRVGDWVYNGVLLCPACSDFCDHCPLPHLLPPSNSSRSDPIDPCSGSPGLVFTVWLLLLNLLPLVAGLLLCHCS; this is encoded by the exons ATGGAGCTGAGGCTGAGCGGGTCCTGGCTCCCCCTCGGCCGggtcctcaccttcctcctcctggctGTGTTAGTGAGCGGCCACGGGACCTGccaccaccgccccccccctcccgacgAG GTGGTCCATCATGTGTACCTGAAGCCTGACCGTCTGACCAAGAGAAGCTCTGACGACCTCCAGCTGAAGATAAAGATCATCTATGACTACAGTGTGGACCA acTTCCTGCAGACCAGAGGAGGCTGGTGAAG GATAAACTGTTTCCTCAGGCCATCGACTTCCTGCAGAGAACCTTCAGTGTGAGGCGCAGGGTCGGGCCCGTGCTGCTCAGCAG ACAATGTGCCACCAACCAGTACCTGAGGAAGAGAGGTGACCCTCATCGCTACTGCCAGGATGCCTGTGCAGACGTGACTCGGTGCGGCCCGGTCGTCGTGCCACAGCACCACCTGCAG CAATGTAAGGTGTGCAGTGAGTCTGGGAAGTCGTGCGGCCCCTCAGGACCCCCCGACGGCCCCGGAGTGGAGGGATCTGACTTTGTGCTCTACGTCAGCGGCATCACCACCGAGCGCTGCGGACAGGAGAACATCGTGGCCTACGCTGCGTACTGccagctggaggtggagctggaccg acctATAGCAGGATATGCCAACCTGTGTCCTGCGATGATCTCTTCTCAGCCTCAGGACTTTGAGGGGATGCTCTCCACCGTCAAACATGAGATCATCCACGCTCTG GGGTTTTCAGCAGGGCTGTTTGCCTTCTACCACGACGATGAGGGTGAACCTCTGACCCCGCGCTTCGCCAGTGGCCTGCCGGCGTTCAACGAGAG ccTGGGTCTGTACCAGTGGAGCGAGGCTGTGATCCGGAGGGTCAGTCGGCTGTGGGACATCAGGGGAGGGGTGATGGTGCGACACCAGGTCCACGTCCTGGTCACTCCTCGTGTCGTG gaagaggcgaggagacATTTCAACTGTCCCATCCTGGAGGGGATGGAGCTGGAGAACCAGGGCGGGACCGGGACGGAGCTGAACCACTGGGAGAAGAGACTTCTTGAGGTAAGCTCAGTCCTGAACCTCTGTCAGGTCGACAGGTCATTTTCCTccttattaataaataatctgttttctctctctctccctcagaacGAGGCCATGACGGGCTCCCACACCCAGAACCGGGTGTTCTCTCGACTGACGCTGGCCATCATGGAGGACAGTGGCTGGTACCGGGCCAACTACAGCCTTGCCCAGAGACTGGACTGGGGCCACAGCCTCGGCTGCGACTTCGTCATGAAGAGCTGCAAGTTCTGGATGGACCGACAGAGACAGAG GCGTCAGGCGGTGACTCCGTACTGTGACACCGTCAGagcttctcctctgcagctcaccTGCAGACAGGACCAGCTCGCTGTGGCCGTCTGCAACCTGCAGAGGTACACACACCACCTGCCTCAGGAGTACCAg tactTTGATCAGATCCCTGGCGTGTCAGCTGATCAGCTGTCATTCTTCGGAGGAGCAGTGGAGATCGCTGACTTCTGTCCGTTCAGTCAGGAGTTCAGTTGGCACCTGAGTGGAGAGTATCAGAGGAACTCGTACTGCAGAGTGTCAGAGAACCAGCCAG actggTGGAGGAACTATGGGGCGGAGCTCTACGGTCCCGACTcggtgtgtgtgaagcagaagTCTGCCTTCGTCATGGAGCAGTGCAGCAGGAAGATGACGTATCCCGACTGGGGCTCGGGCTGCTACAAG gtGTCGTGCTCCTCCCAgggtctggttctgttggttcaGGACCGGTCCTTCCTGTGTAGTCGTAGAGATCAGCAGCTGAGCGTCAGCGTCAGAGTCGGTGACTGGGTGTATAATGGCGTCCTGCTCTGTCCCGCCTGCTCCGACTTCTGTGACCACTGTCCCCTCCCACACCTGCTCCCGCCCAGCAACAGCTCCAGGAGTGACCCCATTG ATCCGTGCTCTGGATCTCCAGGTCTGGTCTTCactgtgtggctgctgctgctcaacctgctccccctggtggccggaCTGCTGCTCTGCCACTGCAGCTGA
- the tgfbr2l gene encoding TGF-beta receptor type-2 encodes MKNIWSDSAPGTHRRTKDRAPGLSGCLCPRNMARCRTLWTGILVLMTAGLPVQVQSFSHLSFNLCKWCEVSSPVCRDSICFSNCTLSSFCTNIEEICVAVWRKTNDTMTVHTMCHQPALPLEGVDPGLLLNFTSRECHMVPQPADDGVMMVCGCHGEHECNDKLLFNKRANGLPVQVQSFSHLSFNLCKWCEVSSPVCRDSICFSNCTLSSFCTNIEEICVAVWRKTNDTMTVHTMCHQPALPLEGVDPGLLLNFTSRECHMVPQPADDGVMMVCGCHGEHECNDKLLFNKRANGFFKLQSKDVIPVVVVSLVPPVLVAIVATAAFYFYRTHRPDKPGSPAPPDWTTKRTPELYQALDLSCRGVRVEGGGGVMGPGSEKEESNAKGPPLDSDIISDITDWQGQLTGMLPIKLDVLVGKGRFAEVWRARLLQGERGGVNSYETVAVKVFPAVEYASWRNECSIFSDPKLEHDNVVGFLAAEERGPPGHALRKYWLVLAYHSLGNLQDFLTANTLNWEELVAMAGSIAKGLAHLHSDTTPSGVPKVPVAHRDLKSSNIVVKSRKESALCDFGLALRLDLSLTVDDYANSGQVGTARYMAPEVLESRVNLEDLEAFKQMDVYSMALVLWEMASRCHAIGKVEGYEPAFGSKVCEQPCVDSMRDLVLRDRGRPDIPSAWIEHQGMNVFCSTITECWDHDPEARLTAHCVVERFTALQQEEEEEEEEEGLRADAVREEDEERQKNPDSDQILSFSPSSLQLPPPETDDPEVSHDSLVHPGSGV; translated from the exons ATGAAAAACATCTGGAGCGACTCTGCGCCGGGGACTCACCGACGGACGAAGGACCGAGCGCCGGGACTCTCCGGCTGTCTTTGTCCGAGGAACATGGCTCGGTGCCGGACGTTGTGGACCGGGATCCTCGTCCTCATGACCGCCG GTCTTCCCGTCCAGGTCCAGTCCTTCAGCCACCTGAGCTTCAACCTGTGTAAGTGGTGTGAGGTTTCCAGTCCGGTGTGCAGAGACAGCATCTGCTTTAGTAACTGCACCTTGTCGTCCTTCTGCACGAACATCGAGGAGATCTGCGTCGCCGTCTG GAGGAAGACCAATGACACAATGACAGTGCACACCATGTGTCACCAGCCCGCTCTGCCACTAGAGGGCGTCGACCCCGGCCTGCTGCTGAACTTCACCTCCAGAGAGTGTCACATGGTCCCACAGCCGGCAGACGATGGAGTCATGATGGTCTGTGGTTGCCACGGAGAACACGAATGTAACGACAAACTCCTCTTCAATAAGAGAGCCAACG GTCTTCCCGTCCAGGTCCAGTCCTTCAGCCACCTGAGCTTCAACCTGTGTAAGTGGTGTGAGGTTTCCAGTCCGGTGTGCAGAGACAGCATCTGCTTTAGTAACTGCACCTTGTCGTCCTTCTGCACGAACATCGAGGAGATCTGCGTCGCCGTCTG GAGGAAGACCAATGACACAATGACAGTGCACACCATGTGTCACCAGCCCGCTCTGCCACTAGAGGGCGTCGACCCCGGCCTGCTGCTGAACTTCACCTCCAGAGAGTGTCACATGGTCCCACAGCCGGCAGACGATGGAGTCATGATGGTCTGTGGTTGCCACGGAGAACACGAATGTAACGACAAACTCCTCTTCAATAAGAGAGCCAATG GTTTCTTCAAGCTGCAGAGTAAAGACGTGATCCCAGTGGTGGTGGTTAGTCTGGTTCCTCCCGTCCTCGTGGCCATAGTCGCCACTGCTGCCTTCTACTTCTACCGCACACACCGCCCTGACAAACCTGGATCTCCTGCACCCCCTGACTGGACTACCAAACGAACCCCAGAGCTCTATCAGGCTTTGGACCTGTCGTGCCGAGGGGTtcgggtggagggtggaggaggtgtgATGGGTCCTGGGTCTGAAAAGGAGGAGTCCAACGCTAAAGGGCCACCTCttgacagtgacatcatcagtgacatcacagattgGCAAGGCCAACTGACTGGTATGCTTCCCATCAAATTGGACGTCCTGGTAGGGAAGGGGCGCTTTGCAGAAGTGTGGAGGGCACGCCTGCTGCAGGGTGAGAGGGGTGGGGTCAACagttatgaaactgtggcggtGAAGGTGTTCCCAGCTGTGGAGTACGCCTCGTGGAGAAACGAGTGCTCCATCTTCTCAGACCCCAAACTGGAGCATGACAACGTGGTTGGATTCCTGGCCGCTGAAGAGAGGGGTCCGCCCGGTCACGCCCTCAGAAAGTACTGGCTGGTTTTGGCCTATCACAGCCTCGGGAACCTGCAGGACTTCCTCACAGCTAACACACTAAACTGGGAGGAACTTGTCGCCATGGCGGGGAGCATTGCTAAAGGGTTAGCTCATCTCCACAGTGACACAACACCCAGTGGGGTTCCAAAG GTACCAGTTGCCCATCGGGACCTGAAGAGCAGCAACATTGTGGTGAAGAGCAGGAAGGAGTCCGCTCTGTGTGACTTTGGTCTGGCTTTGAGATTGGACCTCTCCCTCACCGTGGACGACTACGCCAACAGTGGACAG GTGGGGACAGCTCGCTATATGGCTCCTGAGGTGCTTGAGTCCAGGGTGAACCTGGAGGACCTTGAGGCCTTTAAACAGATGGATGTTTACTCCATGGCTCTGGTCCTCTGGGAGATGGCCTCCCGCTGCCATGCCATCGGAA AGGTGGAGGGCTACGAACCGGCGTTCGGATCCAAGGTTTGTGAGCAGCCCTGTGTGGACAGCATGAGGGACCTGGTGCTGAGGGATCGAGGACGACCTGACATCCCGTCTGCCTGGATTGAGCACCAG GGGATGAATGTCTTCTGCTCCACCATCACTGAGTGTTGGGATCACGACCCTGAGGCCAGACTGACGGCTCACTGTGTGGTGGAGCGCTTCACTgccctgcagcaggaggaagaggaggaggaggaggaggagggactgAGAGCAGACGCTGtcagagaagaggatgaagaaagacaaaagaaccCAGACAGTGACCAGATCCTCTCGTTCTCCCCGTCCTCCCTGCAGCTTCCTCCGCCAGAGACAGACGACCCAGAGGTTTCCCATGATTCCCTGGTTCACCCGGGTTCTGGGGTGTGA
- the si:dkey-69o16.5 gene encoding alpha-aspartyl dipeptidase-like yields the protein MKRRLLLVSNSTVHGGGYLDHCQRDVRLFFGPDVKKILFVPYALHDRDEYTRMARDKFSSLGYDLLSVHEAADPVDAVRKSQGIFIGGGNTFRLLKSLYDNRLLCEIRRRVLEDGVPYMGSSAGTNVATISISTTNDMPIVFPPSFSAIGLVPFNINPHYLDPDPNSRHMGETRQQRITQYHEEPETPCVLGLREGSMLLVEGNKATLLGTTKARLFTRGRPPVEYDAGSDLSFLMTDAQ from the exons ATGAAGAGGAGACTGCTGCTCGTGTCCAACTCCACGGTGCACGGCGGCGGGTACCTGGACCACTGTCAGCGGGACGTCCGGCTCTTCTTCGGACC agatGTGAAGAAGATTCTGTTTGTTCCTTACGCTCTGCACGACAGAGACGAGTACACCAGGATGGCCCGGGACAAGTTCAGctctctgg GTTATGATCTGCTCAGCGTTCACGAGGCTGCGGATCCTGTCGACGCCGTCAGGAAGAGTCAGGGAATCTTCATAG gaggaggaaacacttTCCGGCTGCTGAAGAGTCTCTATGACAACAGGCTGCTGTGTGAGATCAGGAGACGAGTGCTGGAG GATGGCGTCCCCTACATGGGCTCCAGTGCTGGCACCAACGTGGCcaccatcagcatcagcaccaccaATGACATGCCCATcgtcttccctccatccttctccgCCATCGGCCTCGTTCCCTTCAACATTAACCCGCACTACCTGGACCCCGACCCCAACAGCCGCCACATGGGG GAGACCCGACAGCAGAGGATCACCCAGTACCACGAAGAACCAGAGACTCCGTGTGTCCTG GGTTTGAGGGAAGGGTccatgctgctggtggagggaAACAAAGCCACACTGCTGGGAACCACGAAGGCCAGACTCTTCACTAG GGGACGCCCCCCGGTGGAGTACGACGCTGGTAGTGACCTGAGCTTCCTGATGACGGACGCACAGTGA